The Zygosaccharomyces rouxii strain CBS732 chromosome A complete sequence genome window below encodes:
- the PCF11 gene encoding Pcf11p (similar to uniprot|P39081 Saccharomyces cerevisiae YDR228C PCF11 mRNA 3' end processing factor essential component of cleavage and polyadenylation factor IA (CF IA) involved in pre-mRNA 3' end processing and in transcription termination binds C-terminal domain of largest subunit of RNA pol II (Rpo21p)) translates to MDKEAEIVVKDFTSILEELTFNSRPIITTLTKIAEENIPCAQYFVDALEAKLERCPPKQKLCAFYALDSICKNAGSPYTIYFSRNLFSLYRRTYLLVDNTTRTKLINMFKTWMVPNESTGGYSPLFEKTALEKIEQFLIKASALHQKNFQSMLPTPTVPLLMREIDKLTALSTERLRAQPQDEKLNMKLVVLSQLKQELQREKLTAGALKQLQMQLRQIFAQDQQTLQDRQRHQQQEQFVQQQQQQLQQQQHQQQQQQHQNQNQNQQQNPLYGQSVIPLFGDSSNIGRGVSSLFGGPQSILSPLNFSEFDRQSKKTKLQELYQSLDEEGLVYKPPKESIVTLCSRLGADQNGLGTHQQQTHKPLPPMDFLHGILADCKASFATVHVDILNTPNLQLSQQVISNENPIVNNCLVHLLYRAKPNKCNVCGKRFGNDVEEKRLQAEHLDWHFRIHKRMKGSEGTVISGTGLGGTAAQKNIQSRNWYLHDSQWVNFKDEEIVSTNRTTDESLTLANLDAQSTNAQSSVPVEEIKSPETVAVDESILRKKYVVVPELAEDMSFQCPICKDAVTGLYDEDLGEWVWKNSMEANGKYFHATCYYEAVKNNSGSNVVQLDLEKLKHLVSG, encoded by the coding sequence ATGGATAAGGAGGCTGAAATAGTGGTTAAGGATTTTACCAGTATATTGGAGGAGTTGACCTTCAATTCAAGGCCCATAATCACTACACTTACCAAGATTGCCGAGGAGAACATTCCTTGTGCTCAGTATTTTGTAGATGCCTTAGAGGCCAAACTAGAAAGATGTCCACCAAAACAAAAGCTTTGTGCATTTTATGCTCTAGATTCTATCTGTAAAAATGCTGGTAGTCCCTATACGATTTATTTTAGCAGAAACTTGTTTTCACTTTACAGGAGGACTTATTTACTTGTGGATAATACAACTAGAACTAAACTAATTAATATGTTTAAGACTTGGATGGTACCCAATGAATCTACTGGTGGGTACTCAccactttttgaaaaaacagcattggaaaagattgaaCAGTTTCTAATAAAGGCAAGTGCATTAcatcaaaagaatttccAGTCCATGTTACCAACACCAACTGTACCATTACTCATGagagaaattgataaattgacaGCATTATCTACAGAACGTCTTAGAGCACAACCGCAAGATGAGAAGTTAAATATGAAATTAGTGGTCTTGTCTCAGTTAAAGCAGGAATTACAGagggaaaaattgacaGCTGGTGCTCTCAAACAGTTACAGATGCAGTTGAGACAGATTTTTGCTCAAGATCAACAAACTTTGCAAGATAGACAAAGGCATCAACAACAGGAGCAGTTCGttcagcagcagcaacaacaactacagcagcagcagcatcaacagcagcagcagcagcatcagAATCAGAATCAGAATCAACAGCAAAACCCACTTTATGGTCAATCGGTAATTCCGCTATTTGGAGATAGTTCTAATATTGGTAGGGGTgtctcttctctttttgGTGGCCCCCAGAGCATATTATCGCCTTTAAACTTTTCAGAATTTGATAGGCAGAGTAAGAAGACCAAATTACAAGAGTTATATCAATCActagatgaagaaggtttggTTTATAAACCTCCCAAAGAATCTATTGTAACACTTTGTTCAAGATTAGGCGCCGATCAAAATGGGTTGGGAACTCACCAGCAGCAGACGCACAAGCCCTTGCCGCCCATGGATTTCTTACACGGTATCTTAGCAGATTGTAAGGCATCTTTTGCTACTGTTCATGTGGACATTTTAAATACTCCAAATTTACAACTCTCTCAACAAGTGATATCCAACGAGAATCCGATTGTTAACAACTGCTTGGTTCATCTCTTATATAGAGCAAAACCTAACAAATGCAACGTATGCGGTAAAAGGTTTGGTAATGACGTTGAAGAGAAGAGATTACAGGCGGAACACTTAGATTGGCATTTTAGAATTCATAAAAGAATGAAAGGATCAGAAGGTACGGTTATTTCAGGAACAGGTCTGGGGGGAACAGCAGCGCAAAAGAATATTCAATCCAGAAATTGGTATTTGCATGATTCACAATGggtaaatttcaaagacgAAGAGATTGTTTCCACCAATCGTACAACAGACGAAAGTTTAACTCTAGCGAATTTAGATGCACAATCGACTAATGCACAATCTTCAGTACCAgtggaagaaatcaaatCACCAGAGACCGTGGCCGTTGATGAAAGTATTCTACGGAAGAAGTACGTCGTGGTTCCTGAATTAGCTGAAGATATGTCCTTCCAGTGCCCCATCTGTAAGGATGCTGTAACAGGTCTGTATGATGAAGACTTAGGAGAATGGGtctggaaaaattcaatggaGGCGAACGGTAAATACTTCCATGCAACTTGTTATTATGAAGCCGTTAAGAACAACAGCGGTTCTAACGTAGTCCAACtagatttagaaaagttAAAGCATCTAGTAAGTGGATGA
- the ASF2 gene encoding Asf2p (some similarities with gnl|GLV|DEHA0A12507g Debaryomyces hansenii DEHA0A12507g), with product MDGNKRRGSQDFEDDIEPLNKLPKSNGNSNNIHEQNSGSMWIYSNVSMKRNRIVESDNNPFLKSQKYLRRILSPNPQRDNGSSMNDADSGDARNSNKNLAQSPDAAVKPIDESFRDIMNQLTGEIMNYEVKLASLYGKVEEMKTENVKIRNRYTLMCRGVVGSLGGSNDFDQSVDTEEFSSDDETCASDGTEACDEPEMMNDGGKNEEFGVIVPSERFSKLKDELDTLETRILNRFEELQENQKSTNNTSPNDLERLGVNLEDIPLVKNLRTDLRRSLEELKEVRKFTDIRVSNLKSTLTSERKISATARRDFESSKVYVKNAADFVNRANSHIEQYKLVNQTQHNVIESLQRQLANVQEKIKNTQVQSASDQKNVSDEYRLVSEKYQRIFTAYTVLNSISQKQKSDVALLHHLYEEEKRKSVSLIAVVEQQRKLMNPTRYMGPITASEALTRLSALYDNRCDESAREERTNLARMATIHVMYKNLLDQKDREHQGAIENLVRELNELKGINTAPQKSDPSGQSRDIFDGDVDRAMANPEQHGV from the coding sequence ATGGATGGTAATAAACGAAGAGGCTcacaagattttgaagatgatataGAACCTTTAAATAAGCTTCCAAAGAGCAATGGTAACTCCAATAATATTCATGAACAAAATTCAGGCAGCATGTGGATTTATTCCAATGTATCTATGAAACGCAACCGAATAGTAGAATCTGATAACAACCCTTTTTTAAAATCCCAAAAATATCTGAGGAGGATTTTATCACCAAACCCTCAGAGAGACAATGGATCTTCGATGAACGATGCAGATTCAGGTGATGCAAGAAATTCGAATAAAAATTTGGCCCAAAGTCCTGATGCTGCTGTGAAGCCAATTGATGAATCATTCCGTGATATTATGAATCAATTAACAGGTGAAATTATGAATTACGAGGTTAAACTTGCTAGTTTATACGGcaaagttgaagaaatgaaaaCGGAAAATGTAAAGATACGAAATCGGTATACTCTAATGTGTCGAGGAGTTGTAGGTAGCCTAGGAGGTTCCaatgattttgatcaatcaGTGGATACAGAAGAATTTAGCTCAGATGATGAAACCTGTGCATCTGATGGGACTGAGGCCTGTGATGAGCCCGAAATGATGAatgatggtggtaaaaaCGAAGAATTTGGAGTAATTGTACCTTCTGAAAGGTTTTCAAAACTGAAAGACGAGCTGGACACACTAGAGACTCGTATCTTGAATAGATTTGAGGAACTTCAAGAGAATCAAAAATCTACGAATAACACATCCCCCAATGATCTTGAGAGGTTGGGGGTAAACCTAGAAGATATTCCACTCGTTAAAAATCTTCGAACCGATTTGAGACGttcattagaagaattaaaagaagTAAGAAAGTTTACAGACATACGTGTTTCCAACTTAAAGAGCACATTAACTTCAGAAAGAAAGATATCAGCTACGGCTCGAAGAGATTTTGAATCAAGTAAAGTGTACGTGAAAAATGCTGCTGATTTTGTCAATAGAGCCAATTCACACATAGAACAGTACAAACTCGTTAATCAGACGCAGCATAATGTGATTGAGTCACTGCAGAGACAATTAGCCAATGTGcaggaaaaaattaaaaatacCCAAGTTCAGTCTGCAAGTGATCAGAAAAATGTTAGTGATGAGTATCGTTTGGTCTCAGAGAAATATCAACGCATCTTTACGGCTTATACAGTACTCAATAGCATCTCACAAAAACAGAAGAGTGATGTAGCCCTTTTGCATCATCTTTAcgaggaagaaaaaagaaagagtGTTTCTTTAATTGCTGTTGTGGAACAACAGAGAAAACTTATGAATCCAACAAGATATATGGGCCCAATCACTGCTTCTGAAGCTTTAACAAGGCTTTCAGCCCTATATGATAACCGCTGTGATGAAAGTGCAAGGGAGGAACGAACGAATTTAGCTAGAATGGCAACTATTCACGTAATGTACAAAAACTTGCTGGATCAAAAGGATAGAGAGCATCAAGGTGCTATAGAAAACCTTGTGAGGGAACTCAACGAATTGAAAGGTATTAATACTGCTCCTCAGAAATCTGACCCATCAGGCCAATCTAGAGATATTTTTGACGGCGACGTCGATCGAGCTATGGCAAACCCAGAACAGCATGGTGTTTAG